GGTGCCTTTTGCCGGCTACGACATGCCGGTGCGCTATTCCTCCGACCTCGACGAGCACCACACGGTGCGCCGCGCGGTGGGCATCTTCGACGTGTCGCACATGGGCGAGTTCCGGCTGCGCGGCCCCGAGGCCCTCGACCTCATTCAGCGCGTGACCAGCAACGACGCCAGCAAGCTCGCCGATGGCAAGGCCCAGTATTCGTGCCTGCCCAACCACGACGGCGGCATTGTGGACGACCTGCTGGTGTACAAGCTGGCCGACAACGACTACCTGCTGGTAGTCAACGCCTCCAACATCGAAAAGGACTGGAACTGGATTCAGCACCACAACACCAAGGGCGTGGAAATGGAAGACATTTCCGACCGCACCAGCCTGTTTGCCGTGCAGGGCCCCAAGGCCATTGCCGCCCTGCAGTCGCTCACCGACGTGGACCTGAGCAGCATTCCGTACTATTCTTTCGTGCAGGGCACCTTCGCCGGCGCCCCCGATGTCATCATTTCGGCCACCGGCTACACCGGGGCGGGCGGCTTCGAACTCTACATTCCCAATGAGTACGCCGCGCAGGTCTGGGACCGAATCATGACCGCCGGCCAGCCCTACGGCCTCAAGCCCATTGGCCTGGGTGCCCGCGACACGTTACGCCTGGAAATGGGTTTTGCCCTCTACGGCAATGACATCGACGACACGACTTCGCCCCTGGAAGCCGGCTTGGGCTGGATTACCAAATTCACCAAGGACTTCACTAACTCCGAAAACCTGAAGAAGCAGAAAGAGGCCGGCGTGACCAAAAAGCTGGTGGGCTTCATCATGGACGGTCCCGGCATTCCGCGCGGCCACTATGAATTGGTAGACGGCAATGGCCAGAAAATCGGCGACGTCACCAGCGGCACGCAGTCGCCCTCGCTCAGCAAAGGCATTGGCATGGGCTACGTGAAGACGGAATTTGCCGCGCCCGGCACCCAAATCTTCGTGCAGATTCGCGGCAAAAACCTACCTGCCACCGTCAGCAAGCTGCCGCTGACCAAGGGAACGGAGGAATAGGCTTTTGGTGACGAATGGTTAACGGTTAGCGAATAATAGTTGCCATTTTTTATAACCATTAACCGTTACCCATTAATCACTAAGAAGTGCCTAAAGTAGATATCTGCTTCTCGCCCGAGTTGCTGCATTTATATGATTTGCGCGGCCGGGTGGCCGTTATTGTGGACATTCTGCGGGCGTCGAGCACCATCGTGACGGCGCTGGGGGAAGGCGTGACGCACGTTTTTCCGGTGGCCTCGCTCGATGAGTGCACCGCCTACGGCCAGCAGCACGGCTGCCTCACCGCCGCTGAGCGCGACGGCCTGCCCGCGCCCGGCTTCGACCTCGGCAACTCGCCCTTCGGCTTTCTGGATGAGGCGCGGCCGGTGCGCGGCCGTGCCCTCACCATCAGCACCACCAATGGCACGGCGGCGCTGCGCCGCTCCCTGGCTGCCGAGGCCGTGGTGGTGGGCGCGTTTCTCAACTTGGAAGCAGTTGCTGCCTTCGCCCGTGCCCAGGGCCGCGACGTGCTGGTGGTTTGCGCCGGCTGGAAAGGCCAGTTCTGCCTCGAAGACACCGTTTTTGGAGGTGCCCTGGCCGAGCGACTGGCGCCGGACTTCGACGTGCGTAGCTCCGATGCGACGTTGGCCGCGCTGCACCTGTGGCAACAGGGCAAGGGCGACTTATCGGCCTATTTGCTGCAATCGGCCCACGTGCGCCGGCTCAATTCGCTGGAAGCCAGCAAAGATTTTGCCTTCTGCCTGCGGGTGGATGCGTATGCCGACGTGCTGCCCATCTGGCGCGATGACCGGCTGGTTAACAATGGGTAGTGGTTGAAAGGCCGTCATGCTGAGCGCAGCCGAAGCATCTCTACAGGAGTAGTATCTATTTACTCTCACGGTAGAGATGCTTCGGCTGCGCTCAGCATGACGGCCGCTTGGCTTTTGCCCCAACCACTACTGTAGCTTCTCGTTGTTTTTGTGGCGCTGGCTGTCGCGCTGGGTCTTCTTGTCCAGGTTGCGGGCCATGGCTTCGGTGAGGTTGATGCCCGTCTGGTTGGCCAGGCAGATGACGACGAACAGCACATCGGCCAGCTCATCGCCAAGGTCCTTGCCTTTGTCAGACTCCTTGAAGGACTGCTCGCCGTATTGGCGGGAGATGAGCCGGGCCACTTCGCCCACTTCTTCGGTGAGGATGGCCATGTTGGTGAGCTCACTGAAATAGCGGACGCCCGTGGTTTTTATCCAGCTGTCGACGGTTTGCTGGGCTTCTTCGATGGTCATGAACGGGGACGGTTAAGCGCGTTGAGAACGGATGCTAGGCGGGCGAGTCGAGCACAATGGTCACGGGGCCATCGTTGAGCAGGCTCACTTTCATGTCGGCTCCGAAGACGCCGGTGGGCACGGGCTGGCCCAATTCGGCCGCCACCATCGCCACAAACTGCTGGTACAGCGGCTCGGCAATGGGCGGCGGCGCAGCCCCGATGTAGCTGGGACGGTTGCCCTTGCGTGCATCGGCCAGCAGCGTAAACTGGCTCACCACCAGAATCTGGCCGCCGATGTCCTGCACGCTGCGGTTCATCTGCCCGTTTTCGTCGTTGAAAATGCGCAGCTGCACCAGCTTGCGGCACATCCAGGTGAGCGAGGCGGTGTTGTCGGTGGGGGCAAAGCCGGCCAGTGCCAACAGGCCGGGACCAATCTGGCCCGTTATCTGGCCGTCGACGGTGACGCTGGCTTCGGAAACACGCTGAATGACGAGACGCATAAGGCAGAACAGCGCCGGGGCGCAAACCAAGTGAGCCGCGAAGCTACGGCCCCGCGCCAACACGCCCTACGCCGCCCGGTAGCCGACGCCGTTCACGGTTTCGAGGAAATCGGCCGGCGCGTAGGGCGCCAAGGCCCGGCGCACGTTCATGATGTGCACGTCGATGTAGTTGGAGTTCTCCTGGTGGTTGTGCGGATGGCGGCCGATGTGCGCGCCCAACTCCTGCCGCGTCACGGCCTGCCCGCGCCGCAGCAGCAGCAGGTGCAGCACGTCAAACTGCTTGCGGCTCAGGTGCACCGGCTGCGAGTTGTGGCACAGCCGCCGGGCTGCCAAATCGAGCACAAAGCCGGACCCGAAGTGGATGGCGGGCCGCTGCAGCCCCACCCGTTGCCGCACGATAACGCGCATGCGCCGCTCCAGCTCCGCCACCGAAATGGGCTTGGGCAGGCATTCGTCGGCGCCGAGGGCGAAGCCGCGCAGACGTTCCTCCACCGCGTCGGTGGCCGTGAACAGGATGCAGGAAGTGAAATGGTGTTCGTGGCGCAAGGCCACGGGCAGCAGGTTCAGGCCGTCGCCGTCGGGCAGGGCCTGGGCCAGCAGCACGAAATCGTAGGGCTGGCCGGCGAGCCGGGCGGCCCCTTCCGCGAAGGTCGTGGCTACGTCGAAGTGGTACTGGGCCTGGTGCAGGAAGGCGCGCAATGCCTGGCGCGGCCCTTCATCGGGTTCTATCAGGAGGGCGGTCATGGCTAGGGCTTGGCGTGGGTAGAAGTGGTGGTTTCGGATTCGGCGGTGGCCAAGCTGGCCGCGGAAGTCGGCGCATCGGCCAGCACGCGCACCCGGGCGTGCATGCCGGGCTTCAGCCGGTGGCCCGGGTTGGGCAGCACGCAGCGCACCTTCATCACCTTGCTTTCGGGGTCGAGCAGGGCCGAAACATGGTCGATGCGGCCGCGCAGTGGGGCGTCGGGGTAGCTCAGGGTGGTGATTTCCACCGCCTGGCCCGGGCGCACCCGGCTCAGGTCAGCCTCGAACACGTTGGCCATCACCCACACCTGGTCGAGGTTGGCCACTACAAATGCCACTTGCAGGTCGGTGGCGTTGAAGCGCATGCCCGGGCTCAGCTTTTTTTCCAGCACGTAGCCGGCCAGCGGGGCGCGCAGGGTGTAGGTTTCGCCGGGAGCCACGCCGTACACGCCCAGCTGGCGCTGGCTGGTGGCGGCGTGGCCGGCGGCGCGCCGGGCCTCCTGGCGGGCCGTGTATACCTCGTGCCCGGAAGCCAGGCCGGCTTGTTCTAGATGCTCCAGCTCAGTGGCTTTTTTGGCAGCTACCTCATAGTCGGCCGCGGTGGCCTTGCGCTGGTGTTGCAGCGCGGCTATTTCGGGGCTTTTCAGCACGGCCAGCACCTGGCCCTGGCGCACCTCGTCGCCCAGGTCAGCGCCCACGCGCAGCACTTCGCCGCCCACCCGCGGAAACACGCGGGCCAGGCGGTTGGCATCGGCGGCTATTTCGCCGCTGAGCACCAGCTCAGAGATGGGCGCAGCCTCGGGGTATGCGGCTGAGGAAGTATTGGATACGAGTTGGCCCGGCGGGGCTGGCTCGGGCGCTTGCACGTCGGCGGAGCAGGCCCCCAGGGCCAGCGCCAGGGCGCCCAACACGGCCCCGCGCCAAGCGGCTTGCGGGGCAGGGTGCAGCTTGCG
This DNA window, taken from Hymenobacter sp. 5317J-9, encodes the following:
- a CDS encoding 2-phosphosulfolactate phosphatase, with product MPKVDICFSPELLHLYDLRGRVAVIVDILRASSTIVTALGEGVTHVFPVASLDECTAYGQQHGCLTAAERDGLPAPGFDLGNSPFGFLDEARPVRGRALTISTTNGTAALRRSLAAEAVVVGAFLNLEAVAAFARAQGRDVLVVCAGWKGQFCLEDTVFGGALAERLAPDFDVRSSDATLAALHLWQQGKGDLSAYLLQSAHVRRLNSLEASKDFAFCLRVDAYADVLPIWRDDRLVNNG
- the dtd gene encoding D-aminoacyl-tRNA deacylase, which encodes MRLVIQRVSEASVTVDGQITGQIGPGLLALAGFAPTDNTASLTWMCRKLVQLRIFNDENGQMNRSVQDIGGQILVVSQFTLLADARKGNRPSYIGAAPPPIAEPLYQQFVAMVAAELGQPVPTGVFGADMKVSLLNDGPVTIVLDSPA
- a CDS encoding response regulator transcription factor, encoding MTALLIEPDEGPRQALRAFLHQAQYHFDVATTFAEGAARLAGQPYDFVLLAQALPDGDGLNLLPVALRHEHHFTSCILFTATDAVEERLRGFALGADECLPKPISVAELERRMRVIVRQRVGLQRPAIHFGSGFVLDLAARRLCHNSQPVHLSRKQFDVLHLLLLRRGQAVTRQELGAHIGRHPHNHQENSNYIDVHIMNVRRALAPYAPADFLETVNGVGYRAA
- the gcvT gene encoding glycine cleavage system aminomethyltransferase GcvT is translated as MTVSLKTVTLNDTHRALGAKMVPFAGYDMPVRYSSDLDEHHTVRRAVGIFDVSHMGEFRLRGPEALDLIQRVTSNDASKLADGKAQYSCLPNHDGGIVDDLLVYKLADNDYLLVVNASNIEKDWNWIQHHNTKGVEMEDISDRTSLFAVQGPKAIAALQSLTDVDLSSIPYYSFVQGTFAGAPDVIISATGYTGAGGFELYIPNEYAAQVWDRIMTAGQPYGLKPIGLGARDTLRLEMGFALYGNDIDDTTSPLEAGLGWITKFTKDFTNSENLKKQKEAGVTKKLVGFIMDGPGIPRGHYELVDGNGQKIGDVTSGTQSPSLSKGIGMGYVKTEFAAPGTQIFVQIRGKNLPATVSKLPLTKGTEE
- a CDS encoding nucleotide pyrophosphohydrolase, with amino-acid sequence MTIEEAQQTVDSWIKTTGVRYFSELTNMAILTEEVGEVARLISRQYGEQSFKESDKGKDLGDELADVLFVVICLANQTGINLTEAMARNLDKKTQRDSQRHKNNEKLQ
- a CDS encoding efflux RND transporter periplasmic adaptor subunit, encoding MEKLNLLPSQSAARKLHPAPQAAWRGAVLGALALALGACSADVQAPEPAPPGQLVSNTSSAAYPEAAPISELVLSGEIAADANRLARVFPRVGGEVLRVGADLGDEVRQGQVLAVLKSPEIAALQHQRKATAADYEVAAKKATELEHLEQAGLASGHEVYTARQEARRAAGHAATSQRQLGVYGVAPGETYTLRAPLAGYVLEKKLSPGMRFNATDLQVAFVVANLDQVWVMANVFEADLSRVRPGQAVEITTLSYPDAPLRGRIDHVSALLDPESKVMKVRCVLPNPGHRLKPGMHARVRVLADAPTSAASLATAESETTTSTHAKP